The Arthrobacter sp. D5-1 genome segment GTACCGGCTTGGACCCTTCAGGAGCACCGGCCACTGATTCAAGGGCCTGTGCCCACGGTTCCGGCTTCATCACCATCCCGGCGCCACCACCATAGGGTGTATCGTCCACAGTTCTGTGCTTGTCCGTGGTGAACGCGCGCAAATCGTGGACGTTGAGTTCCAGCAGGCCATCCTGGCGGGCTTTTCCTATGAGGGAGAGCTCCAGCGGTGCAAGGTACTCCGGGAAGATGCTGACAACGTCAATCCTCATTCAGGCTTCATCCCCCGTGCCGTCCTCGGGCTCCCCGGATGAGTCGTCGTTGACTTCAAAGAGCCCGGCCGGCGGGGTGATCAGGATGTACCCGTCCTCAACATTGACTTCGGGAACGATCTCCTCGACGAAGGGAACCAGGATTTCCTTGCCATCGTCCGTCTTGACCATCAGCAGGTCCTGGACGGGCAGGGTGTTGAGGGCGGCCACCTTGCCAACCACCTGCGAACCAACACGCGCCTCGAGGCCGACCAACTCGTGCTCGTACCAGCCTTCGTCGTCGTCTTCGTCGTCAAGTTCTTCGGTCTCGATGAAGAGCTTCGCACCACGGATGACTTCCGCTTCGTTGCGGTCGGCGATCTCCTCGAAGCCCAGCAGCAGAATGTCCTTGTTCCACCGGGCACTGCGGATGGTCAACGGGCCGGCCGATGCCGGTTCCACAATGAACTCGGTTCCTGCGACGAATCGCTCGGAAGGGGCGTCGGTGAGCACCTGGACGGTCACCTCGCCGCGGATGCCATGGGGTTTGCCGATCCGGGCCACCTGGAGCTGCATGGGTTCCTCTGAATTCTTGTGTACCGCGCCGCCGGGCAGCCACGGTGATGAAAGGGTGGATAAAGCAATCCGGCCCCTCCACCATATTCGGTGAAGGGGCCGGACCTAAGACAAGCAGTGCTGAGCGCGTTACCGGCGGCGGTCGGTGTCGACGACGTCGACCCTGACCTGCTCGCCACCTGCCAAGGCTGCAACCACTGTGCGCAAAGCGCGTGCGGTGCGTCCTTGACGGCCGATCACCCGTCCGAGGTCCTCCTGGTGAACGCGCACCTCAAGGGATTCCCCGCGGCGGTTGTTCTTGGCACTGACCTTGACATCCTCAGGGCTGTCAACGATCCCACGGACCAAGTGTTCGAGCGCTTCTGCCAGCAACTTACTCAGCCTCGGTGGTCTCTGCTTCAGCCTCGGCCGGAGCTTCTGCTTCGTCCTTCTTGGCCTTCTTGGTGATGGCTTCCGGAATGATGACGGAACCCTTCTCCGGTGCTACGAAGGCTTCCTTCGGAGCTTTGGTCTTCAGGGTGCCTTCCTGGCCCGGGAGGCCCTTGAACTTCTGCCAGTCACCGGTGATCTTGAGGATCGCAGCAACCTGCTCGGTCGGCTGGGCGCCAACGGAAAGCCAGTACTGGGCGCGCTCGGAAGCGACCTCGATGTACGACGGCTCTTCGGTGGGGTGGTACTTGCCGATTTCTTCAATGGCACGGCCATCGCGCTTGGCGCGGGCATCCATGACGACAATGCGGTAGTACGGTGCGCGCATCTTACCGAAGCGCTTAAGGCGAATCTTTACGGCCACTTTTGTGGTCACTCCTGTTTCTGAAACGAGGTGAACCCGACGTTCTGCACCCGTGGGGCGGGCCATACTGGACGGTTCGAAGGACAAGATACGAGCACGGAGAGAGGGGCCGCACCGATCGAGTACCTGTCTATTGTGCCAGATGCCCGGAGCAAATACGACTTACGCCACCTGGGCCCGTGTGTTGTTGCTCACCCGCGGGGTGCAAGGTGCGCCCATGCCCGGGCGGAAGTGCTATTCGGACCAGACGTAGAGCCCGGCGCGCTCCACCTTTTCAACATCGGTTGCCAAGGCAGCCAACTGCTGGACGTACTGGCGGGATTGGGCAGCGTCGAAGGGCATATCGTCCTGCGCAGCCCAGGCTGCGGCAACGTCATCGAGGACATTTGCCTCGCCTTCGCTCTCGTACGTCAACAGCTCGGCCAAGGCCCGCACCATGGCTTCGGGGACACCCAGAAGCGCATCGCTGGTGACATCAACCAGGGCAAGTTCGTAGTCAGCACCGGCTGCGTGGACCGCCTGGCCGGCAAGGTCACCCAGCTGCTCCACTTCGAAATCGGTAATGCCGTCAATCCTGACGGCGGGGCCGGTGACATCCGCGCCCTTATCCAGGGCCGCTGCCCTCTTGAGTGCTTCATCGTGGGTGGCTACAAAAATTTCGGCAAAGCCCATGGAAAGTACTCTCATTCCTTCGTGCTGACGGGGCGGCGGCACAAAACCCGGTTGGATCCGTGCCGTCACTGCCCAGCCTAATGCAGGAGTGGGCGGCGCAACGGGAGTGTGCCGGCGCAGCAGGAGTGGCGCTGCTTAGCGGACGGCAACCCGCAGTTTGTTCCGCCACGGATCCTCGAACTGGAGTTCGGCGCCGGTGTGGTGGTTCTGCACTCCTGCGATCTTCAATCGATCCGCAAGCGCCGCTACGTCGTCGGCGTCGGGGACCTCAATGAGCACTTCCCCCAGGCCCAGCGTGTCCTTGCGGGGCCCGGCGCCGCGGCTGTTCCACACGTTCATGGCCATGTGGTGGTGGTAGCCGCCGGCGGAAACGAACAATGCCTGGCCATGCCAGCCCGCGGTCCGCTCAAAGCCCAGGGTTTCCACGTAGAAGTGTTGGGCAGTTCCGACGTCACCGACTTGCAGGTGGACGTGTCCAATTCCGGCCGCCGCCTCGCGCTGCCCGGTCACCGCGGCTTCACTCAGGTGCTGCTCGAGGAATCGCTGCGGAGGCAAGGCAACATTGTCCATCACCACATTCCTGCCATCCCACTGCCAGAGTTCACGCGGCTTGTCGTAGTAGAGCTCAATGCCATTGCCTTCAGGATCGGTAAAGTAGAACGCTTCGCTGACCAGATGGTCGGCACTGCCCGCGAACGCTCGGGGCTCGTACTCGGCGGCGGTAGCAATGGTGGCAGCCAATGAAGGCTGGTCGTCGAACAGAATGGCCGTGTGAAACAGGCCAGCCTCCCCACGGCCTGGAATCTGGAGACCGGACGCCGGGGCAAGATGCACCACGGGCTTTCCGAGCCGCCCCAGGTAGAGCCCGCCATCCTGCTCGGCCACCACGTCAAGGCCAAGGGCGCGCTGATAGTAGTCGCTCATGACAGCCATGTTGCCGACCTTGAGCATGACGGTGCCCATGGTCAGTTCGGCAGGCAGAAGATCCTGGCTGAGTGGTGTGGTCATGTGACGCTCCCGGGTTCGAGGTGCCGCTCATCAGCACCTTTCTACTTCTCTAAATTACTTGAAGCTTCAATTTATTCCTAACGGACCAGTGAACCGCGCAGCACGATGTGTTTAAGGCTGGAAACAGTTTCCAGCTCGATCCGGGGATCCTCGGAGCACAACACGACGTCGGCACCCGCCCCTTCGCTGATGCCCTCGGCCCCCAGCCACTCCCGGGCACGCCACGCCGCGGCGTCCAGGACCGCGGCCGGCGGCAGGCCGGCGTCGTGCAGTTCCTTCATTTCGTCTGCGATCCTGCCGTGCTTGATCACGCTGCCGGCGTCCGTGCCCGCATAAATGGCCACGCCTGACTCAAAGGCCTCCAACACCCGCTCGCGCCGACGCTCCCAAAGCCGCACCATGTGGTCCGCATAGTCAGGAAACTTTGGGGCAGCCTGGGCAGCAATGTCCGGGAAAGTCGCAATGTTGACCAAGGTGGGAACGATCGGCACGGACTG includes the following:
- the rimM gene encoding ribosome maturation factor RimM (Essential for efficient processing of 16S rRNA); the protein is MQLQVARIGKPHGIRGEVTVQVLTDAPSERFVAGTEFIVEPASAGPLTIRSARWNKDILLLGFEEIADRNEAEVIRGAKLFIETEELDDEDDDEGWYEHELVGLEARVGSQVVGKVAALNTLPVQDLLMVKTDDGKEILVPFVEEIVPEVNVEDGYILITPPAGLFEVNDDSSGEPEDGTGDEA
- a CDS encoding RNA-binding protein yields the protein MLAEALEHLVRGIVDSPEDVKVSAKNNRRGESLEVRVHQEDLGRVIGRQGRTARALRTVVAALAGGEQVRVDVVDTDRRR
- the rpsP gene encoding 30S ribosomal protein S16 — translated: MAVKIRLKRFGKMRAPYYRIVVMDARAKRDGRAIEEIGKYHPTEEPSYIEVASERAQYWLSVGAQPTEQVAAILKITGDWQKFKGLPGQEGTLKTKAPKEAFVAPEKGSVIIPEAITKKAKKDEAEAPAEAEAETTEAE
- a CDS encoding VOC family protein, giving the protein MTTPLSQDLLPAELTMGTVMLKVGNMAVMSDYYQRALGLDVVAEQDGGLYLGRLGKPVVHLAPASGLQIPGRGEAGLFHTAILFDDQPSLAATIATAAEYEPRAFAGSADHLVSEAFYFTDPEGNGIELYYDKPRELWQWDGRNVVMDNVALPPQRFLEQHLSEAAVTGQREAAAGIGHVHLQVGDVGTAQHFYVETLGFERTAGWHGQALFVSAGGYHHHMAMNVWNSRGAGPRKDTLGLGEVLIEVPDADDVAALADRLKIAGVQNHHTGAELQFEDPWRNKLRVAVR